In Falco cherrug isolate bFalChe1 chromosome 5, bFalChe1.pri, whole genome shotgun sequence, one DNA window encodes the following:
- the LOC114015699 gene encoding uncharacterized protein LOC114015699 — protein MSWLTRGGKEKEEAEGSLSPEEGGLLVEAMLEHGGDPWDYKEVGQEPTLKAAERLWLNYVAASHPKGEKKCAALQWLLFDLARVLQAAVEEKERCIQGLRGDLRAARGDALALSRQAEQLRQLREALGAEAAENARLRRKVQCLGTLLSLGKGVDHGKAVALSKADGDPEALGGDGWSAAAPAAGAAGAGEAQPAEAGRGRGAEDVAGKEKAWRKQKEGWPVWVSRLWASEHCAPFTREAARRAVAAIGLPWPKVRAITRALPAAETLGGEILRLVIRNLGEYEPLKDNTAGEPWRDGQEASAHVCGNVLLRVLKQRKKPVTPDFDVFGVNVEQGDVGVLACRAPEPQKALFISLGSTLIGRPLSECMATLENMGTLMGAEGGGKGVAEKHSMEAKGRKYIPRGTIWRYLISQGVSEGELDSQPTGVLIAKMKKILQEKGMKQEEIWEKLTRMNSSAPPPIPKKKLHPPSGDLQD, from the coding sequence ATGTCCTGGCTAAcgagaggagggaaggagaaggaggaggcgGAAGGCTCCCTGAGCCCGGAGGAGGGGGGCCTGCTGGTTgaggccatgctggagcacGGGGGAGACCCGTGGGACTATAAGGAGGTTGGGCAGGAGCCCACCCTGAAAGCGGCGGAGAGGCTGTGGCTGAATTACGTGGCCGCCAGCCACCCCAAGGGGGAGAAGAAGTGCGCGGCCCTGCAGTGGCTGCTGTTCGACCTGGCCCGGGTGCTGCAGGCGGCGGTGGAGGAGAAGGAGCGCTGCATCCAGGGCCTGCGGGGCGACCTGCGGGCGGCTCGCGGGGACGCCCTGGCGCTGAGCCGGCAGGCCGAGCAGCTGCGGCAGCTGAGGGAGGCGCTGGGGGCCGAGGCGGCCGAGAACGCCCGGCTGAGGAGGAAGGTGCAGTGCCTGGGCACGCTGCTGTCGCTGGGGAAGGGCGTGGATCACGGGAAGGCGGTGGCGCTCAGCAAGGCGGACGGGGACCCCGAGGCGTTGGGTGGGGACGGCTGGAGCGCGGCGGCGCCGGCAGCGGGCGCCGCGGGTGCCGGGGAAGCGCAGCCGGCGGAGGCGGGGAGAGGGCGGGGAGCGGAGGATGTGGCCGGGAAGGAGAAGGCgtggaggaagcagaaggaggGGTGGCCCGTGTGGGTGAGCCGGCTGTGGGCCTCGGAGCACTGCGCGCCCTTCACGCGCGAGGCGGCCAGGCGGGCGGTGGCCGCCATCGGGCTGCCGTGGCCCAAGGTGAGGGCCATTACCCGGGCCCTGCCGGCCGCCGAGACGCTGGGCGGGGAGATCTTGAGGCTGGTGATCAGAAACCTGGGCGAGTACGAGCCCCTCAAAGACAACACGGCGGGGGAGCCCTGGAGAGATGGCCAGGAGGCGTCAGCCCACGTGTGTGGGAATGTCTTACTCCGAGTGttgaagcaaaggaagaaaccGGTGACCCCCGACTTTGACGTCTTTGGGGTGAACGTGGAGCAGGGGGACGTGGGGGTGCTGGCCTGCCGTGCTCCCGAGCCGCAGAAGGCGCTTTTCATCAGCCTGGGGTCTACTTTAATCGGCCGCCCCCTTAGTGAATGCATGGCTACCTTGGAGAACATGGGGACCCTGATGGGAGCcgagggaggggggaaaggggtGGCAGAGAAGCACAGCATGGAGGCGAAGGGGAGGAAATACATTCCCAGAGGGACAATTTGGAGGTACTTGATAAGCCAGGGGGTGAGTGAAGGAGAGCTGGATAGTCAGCCCACAGGAGTTTTAATTgccaaaatgaagaaaattcttcagGAAAAGGGGATGAAGCAAGAGGAGATTTGGGAAAAACTGACTCGGATGAATTCTTCAGCTCCTCCCCCTATCCCGAAGAAAAAGCTACACCCACCCTCAGGGGACCTTCAAGATTAG
- the TRABD gene encoding traB domain-containing protein isoform X1, with protein sequence MQEEQQPEAAADPMSSSDAPEDGPKETSSVSQNISDADAFKILLEMKMKKRQKKPTLPSTVTELDTEDGSKVYVVGTAHFSDSSKKDVVKTIQEVQPDVVVVELCQYRVSMLKMDEKTLLKEAKEINLEKLQQAIKQNGVMSGLMQMLLLKVSAHITEQLGMAPGGEFREAFKEASKVPFCKFHLGDRPIPVTFKRAIAALSFWQKVKLAWGLCFLSDPISKDDVEKCKQKDLLEQMMAEMIGEFPDLHRTIVSERDIYLTYMLKQAAKQIELPRASEAEPRKYIPAVVVGVVGMGHVPGIEKNWNSDLNIQEIMSVPPPSASSKIFKFVIKATVFGLMGYGCYRIGQRTVQFILSMPAAQSYLQKLTEIRSQH encoded by the exons GCTGCTGCAGATCCAATGTCCTCCTCTGATGCACCAGAAGATGGCCCAAAGGAAACGTCAAGTGTATCGCAGAATATCT cTGATgcagatgcatttaaaattctCCTGGagatgaagatgaagaagaggcagaaaaaaccTACTTTACCAAGCACTGTGACTGAGCTTGACACAGAGGATGGTTCTAAAGTATATGTGGTTGGAACAGCCCacttcagtgacagcagcaaaaaagaTGTAGTGAAG ACAATACAAGAAGTGCAACCTGATGTAGTTGTAGTGGAACTATGCCAGTACAGAGTTTCTATGTTAAAGATGGATGAAAAGACATTACTAAAAGAAgccaaagaaataaatctggaaAAACTTCAACAAGCTATAAAGCAG AATGGAGTCATGTCTGGATTGATGcaaatgctgcttctgaaggTTTCTGCTCACATCACAGAACAGCTGGGAATGGCCCCAGGAGGAGAATTCAGGGAGGCTTTCAAAGAG GCCAGTAAAGTACCTTTCTGTAAATTCCATCTTGGAGACCGGCCCATCCCTGTTACGTTTAAGAGAGCAATTGCTGCGCTTTCTTTCTGGCAAAAAGTCAAGCTTGCCTGGGGCCTTTGCTTCTTATCTGACCCAATCAG TAAAGATGATGTGGAGAAGTGCAAACAGAAGGATTTACTGGAGCAGATGATGGCAGAAATGATTGGAGAATTCCCTGATCTTCATCGAACGATTGTCTCTGAACGAGATATTTACTTGACCTACATGCTGaagcaagcagcaaagcagataGAACTACCTCGAGCTTCAGAAG CTGAACCTAGAAAATACATCCCAGCTGTTGTAGTTGGTGTTGTTGGGATGGGCCATGTACCTGGAATTGAAAAGAACTGGAACTCTGACTTAAACATCCAGGAAATAATGAG cGTGCCTCCTCCATCAGCTTCAAGTAAGATTTTCAAATTTGTCATAAAAGCAACGGTTTTTGGACTGATGGGATATGGCTGCTACCGAATAGGTCAAAGGACAGTTCAGTTTATTCTCTCgatgccagcagcacagagctatCTTCAGAAGCTGACAGAAATAAGGTCTCAGCATTGA
- the TRABD gene encoding traB domain-containing protein isoform X2, with amino-acid sequence MKMKKRQKKPTLPSTVTELDTEDGSKVYVVGTAHFSDSSKKDVVKTIQEVQPDVVVVELCQYRVSMLKMDEKTLLKEAKEINLEKLQQAIKQNGVMSGLMQMLLLKVSAHITEQLGMAPGGEFREAFKEASKVPFCKFHLGDRPIPVTFKRAIAALSFWQKVKLAWGLCFLSDPISKDDVEKCKQKDLLEQMMAEMIGEFPDLHRTIVSERDIYLTYMLKQAAKQIELPRASEAEPRKYIPAVVVGVVGMGHVPGIEKNWNSDLNIQEIMSVPPPSASSKIFKFVIKATVFGLMGYGCYRIGQRTVQFILSMPAAQSYLQKLTEIRSQH; translated from the exons atgaagatgaagaagaggcagaaaaaaccTACTTTACCAAGCACTGTGACTGAGCTTGACACAGAGGATGGTTCTAAAGTATATGTGGTTGGAACAGCCCacttcagtgacagcagcaaaaaagaTGTAGTGAAG ACAATACAAGAAGTGCAACCTGATGTAGTTGTAGTGGAACTATGCCAGTACAGAGTTTCTATGTTAAAGATGGATGAAAAGACATTACTAAAAGAAgccaaagaaataaatctggaaAAACTTCAACAAGCTATAAAGCAG AATGGAGTCATGTCTGGATTGATGcaaatgctgcttctgaaggTTTCTGCTCACATCACAGAACAGCTGGGAATGGCCCCAGGAGGAGAATTCAGGGAGGCTTTCAAAGAG GCCAGTAAAGTACCTTTCTGTAAATTCCATCTTGGAGACCGGCCCATCCCTGTTACGTTTAAGAGAGCAATTGCTGCGCTTTCTTTCTGGCAAAAAGTCAAGCTTGCCTGGGGCCTTTGCTTCTTATCTGACCCAATCAG TAAAGATGATGTGGAGAAGTGCAAACAGAAGGATTTACTGGAGCAGATGATGGCAGAAATGATTGGAGAATTCCCTGATCTTCATCGAACGATTGTCTCTGAACGAGATATTTACTTGACCTACATGCTGaagcaagcagcaaagcagataGAACTACCTCGAGCTTCAGAAG CTGAACCTAGAAAATACATCCCAGCTGTTGTAGTTGGTGTTGTTGGGATGGGCCATGTACCTGGAATTGAAAAGAACTGGAACTCTGACTTAAACATCCAGGAAATAATGAG cGTGCCTCCTCCATCAGCTTCAAGTAAGATTTTCAAATTTGTCATAAAAGCAACGGTTTTTGGACTGATGGGATATGGCTGCTACCGAATAGGTCAAAGGACAGTTCAGTTTATTCTCTCgatgccagcagcacagagctatCTTCAGAAGCTGACAGAAATAAGGTCTCAGCATTGA